A window of Papilio machaon chromosome 1, ilPapMach1.1, whole genome shotgun sequence contains these coding sequences:
- the LOC106720070 gene encoding zinc transporter zipt-7.2 — protein MWYLRKIYFLCILVWTIVIVTGHSHSHSSGNEPPAYKYSSSANQKNVIQDKLPETDYDLYVRALGSTIFISIVPFFILFFIPIDGSVEKQPLLKILLSFASGGLLGDAFLHLIPHALTSHDDGHGHGHSHGHHEEGQHEPHDMTVGLGVLGGIITFLVVEKTVRLFSGGHGHSHNTDKKKDDNKSKKTNKPKKEEIKIAGYLNLAADFTHNFTDGLAIGASFIAGQSIGYITTITILLHEIPHEIGDFAILVQSGCSRRKAMMLQLLTAFGAISGTVISIYLKGSSDGLVSSLILPFTAGGFIYIATVSVIPELLEGSNNKFSQSVKEILALLAGVYMMVLIAQYE, from the coding sequence ATGTGGTACTTacgaaagatttattttttatgtattttggtATGGACAATTGTTATTGTAACGGGTCACTCCCATTCACATTCGAGTGGAAATGAACCCCCAGCGTATAAATACTCATCAAGTGCTAaccaaaaaaatgtaattcaagATAAACTTCCGGAGACCGACTATGATTTATATGTACGAGCATTAGGTTccactatttttataagtatagttcctttctttattttgtttttcattccAATTGACGGCAGTGTTGAAAAACAGCCACTGCTAAAAATACTGCTGTCCTTTGCCTCTGGAGGACTTCTTGGCGACGCGTTTCTGCATTTAATACCACATGCGCTGACATCGCATGATGACGGCCATGGGCACGGCCATAGTCATGGTCACCATGAAGAAGGCCAACATGAACCTCATGACATGACAGTTGGTCTAGGAGTACTCGGTGGAATTATAACATTCCTTGTTGTTGAAAAAACGGTGCGTTTATTTAGTGGAGGCCATGGACATTCTCATAACACAGACAAGAAAAAAGAtgataataaatcaaagaaaacaaataaacctAAGAAGGAAGAAATCAAAATTGCTGGATACCTTAACCTTGCAGCTGATTTTACCCACAATTTTACAGATGGATTGGCAATCGGAGCTTCTTTTATAGCTGGACAAAGTATAGGTTACATTACAACTATAACTATATTGTTACACGAAATTCCACATGAGATTGGGGACTTTGCAATCCTTGTACAATCCGGTTGTTCTAGAAGAAAAGCTATGATGTTACAATTGTTAACAGCTTTTGGAGCTATATCTGGGACCGTCATTTCTATCTATCTTAAAGGCTCTAGTGATGGTCTTGTTTCATCCCTTATTTTACCATTCACTGCTGGtggatttatatatattgcaACCGTATCTGTAATACCAGAATTGTTGGAAGGATCAAATAACAAGTTTTCACAATCAGTCAAAGAGATATTGGCTCTTCTTGCTGGTGTATATATGATGGTTTTAATAGCCCAGTATGAATAG
- the LOC106720068 gene encoding carcinine transporter isoform X1, producing MPKNSKGNNYGSQENMPENDDNDDPIDLDDLLPKIGEFGIYQKLLLWLVCLPACLPCGFCAFNQLFMTDVPDHWCKVPELQNFNLTEEQRKIMSIPRKADDNTTFEKCSRYSVNWTEILSTDKNFEINTSWPLEPCFDGYVYDRSEVKSSIVIDFDLVCDFDVYPTLGLVALNVGGPIGVYSFGMLNDRIGRKKSFFTCLTTLLVGSLMTAYAHEYWFWVLARTIVGLTIPAVYQIPFIISLELAGPNYRSFVTVMTCIFYTLGLILLSGVTYMLRDWRSLALATSVPFFLYYLYWFVLPESPRWLLMRKRFEEANKILKSIARVNGKELPVEYTHKIQRQVLEQAMSGDKEAKTASMFALCRTPNMRLKTFLITLNWCASEMVYVGLSYYGPAIGNNQYMSFFLSSAVEIPSYLVCWVLMDRVGRRWPLCLSMVISGIFCIVTVLLPNGAETETLILYLISKCFISASFLIIYPYAGELYPTELRGVGIGTSAYIGGLGLIIIPFVNYLGSSNLVLPLVVMGAVSVVGGLTALRLPETLHTSLPQTAEEGEEFGKDWTYADCFKCGGQRPVAEAESYENLDQLELTQPPTEMDDELSEMPNIRRSSMRKLVRQASIVETQRDLDGNMKMTYWF from the exons ATGCCAAAAAATAGTAAGGGCAATAATTACGGCAGTCAGGAGAATATGCcg GAAAATGATGATAATGACGATCCGATAGATTTGGACGATTTATTGCCAAAGATCGGTGAATTTGGAATCTACCAGAAGCTATTGTTGTGGCTGGTGTGTTTGCCTGCTTGCTTGCCGTGCGGCTTCTGCGCCTTCAATCAACTCTTCATGACAGACGTGCCCGACCACTGGTGTAAAGTACCGgaattacaaaatttcaatttaacagAAGAACAAcgcaaaataatgtctatacCACGTAAG gcaGACGACAACACAACTTTTGAGAAATGTTCTCGTTATTCTGTTAATTGGACAGAAATTTTATCAacagataaaaattttgaaatcaaCACGAGCTGGCCCTTGGAACCATGTTTTGATGGATATGTATACGATAGATCTGAAGTAAAATCCTCCATAGTTATTGAC ttcgATTTAGTTTGCGACTTCGACGTTTACCCAACTTTGGGGCTGGTGGCTCTTAATGTTGGAGGGCCTATTGGGGTATACAGTTTTGGAATGTTAAACGATCGCATAGGCCGCAAGAAATCCTTTTTTACTTGCCTCACTACCCTTCTTGTTGGCAGTTTAATGACAGCATACGCACATGAGTATTGGTTTTGGGTACTTGCGAGAACAATTGTGGGATTGACTATACCGGCCGTATATCAAAtaccatttataattt cttTGGAACTGGCTGGACCGAATTATAGATCTTTCGTAACGGTGATGACAtgcatattttatactttgggattaattttattatccgGTGTAACATATATGTTACGGGACTGGAGATCACTGGCGTTAGCAACGTCCGTTCCCTTTTTCTTATACTACTTATATTGGTTTGTTTTGCCGGAATCACCAAGATGGCTGCTGATGAGAAAGCGGTTTGAAGAAGCTAATAAGATTCTGAAATCTATAGCAAGAGTTAATGGTAAAGAGTTGCCAGTAGAGTATACGCATAAAATACAACGGCAGGTTCTTGAGCAAGCTATGAGTGGAGATAAGGAAGCAAAGACAGCCAGTATGTTCGCTTTGTGTCGAACTCCTAATATGAGGCTCAAAACATTCTTAATCACACTCAATTGGTGCGCCTCAGAAATGGTATATGTCGGATTGAGTTACTATGGTCCAGCAATAGGCAACAACCAATATATGAGTTTCTTTCTATCATCGGCGGTTGAAATACCAAGTTACCTTGTCTGTTGGGTTCTTATGGATCGGGTTGGACGACGATGGCCATTGTGTTTGTCGATGGTTATAAGTggtattttttgtatagtcACGGTGTTGCTCCCAAACG GTGCAGAAACAGAGACTCTCATTTTGTACCTTATatcgaaatgttttatttcggCATCATTTCTGATAATATATCCATATGCTGGTGAACTTTACCCAACTGAACTTAGAGGCGTTGGTATTGGAACGTCCGCCTACATTGGTGGACTAGGCCTTATCATTATACCTTTcgttaattattta GGATCTAGTAACCTAGTGTTGCCTTTAGTGGTAATGGGAGCAGTGTCGGTAGTGGGAGGATTGACAGCATTACGGTTACCAGAAACACTGCATACCTCATTACCACAGACAGCGGAAGAGGGTGAGGAATTTGGAAAAGACTGGACTTATGCGGACTGTTTTAAATGTGGTGGACAAAg ACCTGTAGCGGAGGCAGAATCATATGAAAATCTTGATCAATTAGAGCTAACGCAACCACCGACTGAAATGGATGATGAACTATCGGAAATGCCTAATATTCGAAGAAGTTCCATGCGCAAGCTCGTTCGACAAGCAAGCATAGTTGAAACTCAGCGAGACTTAGATGGAAACATGAAAATGACGTActggttttaa
- the LOC106720068 gene encoding carcinine transporter isoform X2, whose amino-acid sequence MPKNSKGNNYGSQENMENDDNDDPIDLDDLLPKIGEFGIYQKLLLWLVCLPACLPCGFCAFNQLFMTDVPDHWCKVPELQNFNLTEEQRKIMSIPRKADDNTTFEKCSRYSVNWTEILSTDKNFEINTSWPLEPCFDGYVYDRSEVKSSIVIDFDLVCDFDVYPTLGLVALNVGGPIGVYSFGMLNDRIGRKKSFFTCLTTLLVGSLMTAYAHEYWFWVLARTIVGLTIPAVYQIPFIISLELAGPNYRSFVTVMTCIFYTLGLILLSGVTYMLRDWRSLALATSVPFFLYYLYWFVLPESPRWLLMRKRFEEANKILKSIARVNGKELPVEYTHKIQRQVLEQAMSGDKEAKTASMFALCRTPNMRLKTFLITLNWCASEMVYVGLSYYGPAIGNNQYMSFFLSSAVEIPSYLVCWVLMDRVGRRWPLCLSMVISGIFCIVTVLLPNGAETETLILYLISKCFISASFLIIYPYAGELYPTELRGVGIGTSAYIGGLGLIIIPFVNYLGSSNLVLPLVVMGAVSVVGGLTALRLPETLHTSLPQTAEEGEEFGKDWTYADCFKCGGQRPVAEAESYENLDQLELTQPPTEMDDELSEMPNIRRSSMRKLVRQASIVETQRDLDGNMKMTYWF is encoded by the exons ATGCCAAAAAATAGTAAGGGCAATAATTACGGCAGTCAGGAGAATAT GGAAAATGATGATAATGACGATCCGATAGATTTGGACGATTTATTGCCAAAGATCGGTGAATTTGGAATCTACCAGAAGCTATTGTTGTGGCTGGTGTGTTTGCCTGCTTGCTTGCCGTGCGGCTTCTGCGCCTTCAATCAACTCTTCATGACAGACGTGCCCGACCACTGGTGTAAAGTACCGgaattacaaaatttcaatttaacagAAGAACAAcgcaaaataatgtctatacCACGTAAG gcaGACGACAACACAACTTTTGAGAAATGTTCTCGTTATTCTGTTAATTGGACAGAAATTTTATCAacagataaaaattttgaaatcaaCACGAGCTGGCCCTTGGAACCATGTTTTGATGGATATGTATACGATAGATCTGAAGTAAAATCCTCCATAGTTATTGAC ttcgATTTAGTTTGCGACTTCGACGTTTACCCAACTTTGGGGCTGGTGGCTCTTAATGTTGGAGGGCCTATTGGGGTATACAGTTTTGGAATGTTAAACGATCGCATAGGCCGCAAGAAATCCTTTTTTACTTGCCTCACTACCCTTCTTGTTGGCAGTTTAATGACAGCATACGCACATGAGTATTGGTTTTGGGTACTTGCGAGAACAATTGTGGGATTGACTATACCGGCCGTATATCAAAtaccatttataattt cttTGGAACTGGCTGGACCGAATTATAGATCTTTCGTAACGGTGATGACAtgcatattttatactttgggattaattttattatccgGTGTAACATATATGTTACGGGACTGGAGATCACTGGCGTTAGCAACGTCCGTTCCCTTTTTCTTATACTACTTATATTGGTTTGTTTTGCCGGAATCACCAAGATGGCTGCTGATGAGAAAGCGGTTTGAAGAAGCTAATAAGATTCTGAAATCTATAGCAAGAGTTAATGGTAAAGAGTTGCCAGTAGAGTATACGCATAAAATACAACGGCAGGTTCTTGAGCAAGCTATGAGTGGAGATAAGGAAGCAAAGACAGCCAGTATGTTCGCTTTGTGTCGAACTCCTAATATGAGGCTCAAAACATTCTTAATCACACTCAATTGGTGCGCCTCAGAAATGGTATATGTCGGATTGAGTTACTATGGTCCAGCAATAGGCAACAACCAATATATGAGTTTCTTTCTATCATCGGCGGTTGAAATACCAAGTTACCTTGTCTGTTGGGTTCTTATGGATCGGGTTGGACGACGATGGCCATTGTGTTTGTCGATGGTTATAAGTggtattttttgtatagtcACGGTGTTGCTCCCAAACG GTGCAGAAACAGAGACTCTCATTTTGTACCTTATatcgaaatgttttatttcggCATCATTTCTGATAATATATCCATATGCTGGTGAACTTTACCCAACTGAACTTAGAGGCGTTGGTATTGGAACGTCCGCCTACATTGGTGGACTAGGCCTTATCATTATACCTTTcgttaattattta GGATCTAGTAACCTAGTGTTGCCTTTAGTGGTAATGGGAGCAGTGTCGGTAGTGGGAGGATTGACAGCATTACGGTTACCAGAAACACTGCATACCTCATTACCACAGACAGCGGAAGAGGGTGAGGAATTTGGAAAAGACTGGACTTATGCGGACTGTTTTAAATGTGGTGGACAAAg ACCTGTAGCGGAGGCAGAATCATATGAAAATCTTGATCAATTAGAGCTAACGCAACCACCGACTGAAATGGATGATGAACTATCGGAAATGCCTAATATTCGAAGAAGTTCCATGCGCAAGCTCGTTCGACAAGCAAGCATAGTTGAAACTCAGCGAGACTTAGATGGAAACATGAAAATGACGTActggttttaa